The Lineus longissimus chromosome 2, tnLinLong1.2, whole genome shotgun sequence genome window below encodes:
- the LOC135483155 gene encoding 3-hydroxy-3-methylglutaryl-coenzyme A reductase-like isoform X2 produces the protein MITRAFYGHGRLCATRPWEVIVGTITVTICLMSMSVFTGLNKVCGWNYVCAMSDLDVKSSDVIILALTKCLAVVYIYLQFTKLRKLGSKYLLGIAGLFTIFSSFVFSTVVVNLIGNDLTGLNEALPFFLLLIDLSRASALARFALSSTSQYEVQENIGKGMAMLGPTITLDAIVETLVIGVGTLSGVPKMESMCCFGCLSVIANYLAFMTFFPAALALVLEVTREKNEGQPVWQLNMSQSITKVLQEDDELKPNPVTQRVKIIMSAGLVLVHAHSRLLASTLEEVREKEEAFDISRTTLPRQITPDVSLWQFYMTKLLTFTTDSWLTFGLAAALCLKYIFLDTDPEAEAPKIDSSSQTVLTDSCDGRNEAGDAAMMPEAETESELVPVGHNASFIIGDYSDEDSDSVEMENKDTQTDDYDLEVAQNMVEAAKRPPRSLEECVRILKEADDLSELSDQEVLMLVKSKHIPSYKLEATLQHHERGVAVRRKLVSEDLENADAMRNLPYRNYDYKYVEGACCENVIGYMPVPVGVAGPLLLDGHKYTVPMATTEGCLIASTNRGCRALAVSGGVKSSVIGDGMSRAPVVRLPSAKMASEVKIWIDDHDNFALIKESFDSTSRFARLKRCQVGQAGRLLYIRFVAKTGDAMGMNMLSKGAEKALLKLQETFPDMEILSLSGNYCIDKKPSAINWIEGRGKSVVVEGVISAAIVKSVLKTSVHALVDLNISKNLIGSAMAGSIGGFNAHAANIVTAIYIATGQDPAQNVASSSCMTLMEATGHDNEDLFISCTMPSLELGTVGGGTILPPQSACLEMLGVRGAHPDNPGQNATQLAKIVCATVMAGELSLMSALAAGHLVKSHLRHNRSSLVTSTPWVSWSYG, from the exons ATGATAACGCGAGCATTCTATGGTCATGGTCGCCTATGTGCCACGCGACCATGGGAAGTCATCGTTGGAACGATCACGGTCACCATCTGCCTCATGTCCATGAGTGTCTTCACTGGACTCAACAAAGTCTGCGGATGGAACTATGTCTGTGCAATGTCAGATTTG GATGTAAAAAGTTCCGATGTCATCATATTGGCATTAACAAAATGTTTAGCTGTTGTTTATATATATCTACAGTTCACTAAATTAAGAAAATTAGGATCAAAATATCTTTTAG GCATCGCTGGTCTCTTCAccatattttcaagttttgtgTTCAGCACAGTGGTGGTCAATCTAATTGGCAATGATCTCACAGGCCTCAA TGAGGCACTACCATTCTTCTTGCTTCTTATTGACCTCTCCAGAGCAAGTGCTCTTGCCAGATTTGCTCTCAGCTCAACATCTCAG TATGAAGTCCAAGAAAATATTGGTAAGGGTATGGCCATGTTGGGACCCACAATCACACTGGATGCGATTGTAGAGACGCTAGTCATTGGAGTTGGAACTCTCTCAG GTGTACCAAAGATGGAGTCCATGTGTTGCTTTGGCTGTCTTTCTGTCATTGCCAACTACCTAGCCTTCATGACATTCTTCCCAGCAGCTCTCGCTCTGGTGCTTGAAGTCACACGTGAGAAGAACGAGGGTCAACCTGTCTGGCAACTCAACATGTCACAGTCAATCACGAAAGTGTTACAAGAGGATGATGAGCTTAAACCCAATCCTGTCACACAAAGAGTGAAAATAATTATG TCTGCCGGTCTAGTCCTAGTTCATGCCCACAGTCGTCTCTTGGCCTCAACTCTTGAGGAAGTCcgtgaaaaagaagaagcatTTGATATCAGTCGCACGACACTGCCTCGACAGATCACACCCGACGTGTCACTCTGGCAATTCTATATGACCAA ACTCCTAACTTTCACCACTGATAGTTGGCTGACCTTCGGCCTTGCCGCTGCCCTCTGTCTGAAGTATATCTTCCTTGACACCGACCCTGAAGCCGAAGCGCCAAAGATCGACTCCAGCAGCCAGACGGTCCTCACCGACAGTTGTGATGGTCGCAATGAAGCAGGTGATGCTGCAATGATGCCAGAGGCTGAGACTGAATCAG AATTGGTTCCTGTGGGGCATAATGCATCATTCATCATCGGTGACTATAGTGATGAGGACTCTGACAGCGTCGAGATGGAGAACAAGGATACACAAACTGACGATTACGACCTGGAGGTAGCGCAGAATATGGTGGAGGCGGCCAAGAGGCCTCCGAGGAGTCTTGAGGAGTGTGTGAGAATTCTCAAGGAAGCT GACGATTTGTCCGAGCTTTCTGACCAAGAAGTCCTGATGCTGGTGAAGAGTAAACACATTCCGTCGTACAAGTTAGAAGCGACCCTCCAGCATCACGAGCGTGGTGTGGCAGTCAGGAGAAAACTAGTCAGTGAGGACCTCGAGAACGCAGACGCCATGAGGAATCTACCGTACAGGAACTACGATTACAAATAT GTTGAAGGAGCCTGCTGTGAAAATGTCATTGGGTACATGCCAGTCCCAGTTGGAGTTGCTGGTCCCCTCCTTTTAGATGGACACAAGTATACTGTTCCCATGGCAACGACTGAGGGATGCCTCATTGCCAGCACAAACAGAGGCTGCAGAGCTCTTGCT gtTAGTGGTGGAGTAAAGAGTTCTGTCATTGGAGATGGGATGTCCAGAGCTCCAGTTGTCAGACTGCCAAGTGCTAAGATGGCCAG TGAGGTCAAGATATGGATTGACGACCATGACAACTTTGCTTTGATAAAAGAGAGCTTTGATTCCACAAGTCGCTTTGCCCGTCTGAAGCGATGTCAAGTTGGCCAAGCCGGACGATTATTATATATTCGATTCGTTGCCAAGACTGGAGATGCTATGGGCATGAACATGTTATCAAAAGGTGCTGAGAAGGCTCTTCTGAAACTACAAGAAACCTTTCCTGACATGGAGATTCTGAGTTTGAGTGGGAACTACTGTATTGATAAGAAGCCATCTGCTATCAACTG GATTGAAGGCCGAGGCAAGTCAGTCGTTGTTGAAGGGGTCATATCTGCTGCTATTGTCAAATCTGTCTTAAAGACATCCGTCCATGCACTTGTTGACCTAAACATCAGCAAGAATCTGATTGGTTCAGCCATGGCGGGCAGCATTGGTGGGTTCAATGCTCATGCCGCTAATATCGTCACTGCCATCTACATAGCAACAGGACAG GACCCTGCTCAGAACGTAGCTAGCTCATCCTGTATGACATTAATGGAGGCCACAGGTCATGACAATGAAGATTTGTTCATCAGTTGCACCATGCCATCATTGGAGCTTGGAACAGTTGGTGGTGGTACCATTTTACCCCCTCAGTCAGCTTGCCTTGAG atgcttgGTGTGCGTGGGGCTCACCCGGACAATCCAGGGCAAAATGCCACTCAGCTGGCTAAAATTGTATGTGCCACAGTCATGGCTGGGGAACTGTCTCTCATGTCTGCCTTGGCTGCTGGTCATCTGGTAAAGAGTCATCTTCGTCACAACAG ATCATCTCTTGTGACAAGTACACCTTGGGTTTCCTGGAGTTACGGGTAA
- the LOC135483155 gene encoding 3-hydroxy-3-methylglutaryl-coenzyme A reductase-like isoform X1 → MITRAFYGHGRLCATRPWEVIVGTITVTICLMSMSVFTGLNKVCGWNYVCAMSDLDVKSSDVIILALTKCLAVVYIYLQFTKLRKLGSKYLLGIAGLFTIFSSFVFSTVVVNLIGNDLTGLNEALPFFLLLIDLSRASALARFALSSTSQYEVQENIGKGMAMLGPTITLDAIVETLVIGVGTLSGVPKMESMCCFGCLSVIANYLAFMTFFPAALALVLEVTREKNEGQPVWQLNMSQSITKVLQEDDELKPNPVTQRVKIIMSAGLVLVHAHSRLLASTLEEVREKEEAFDISRTTLPRQITPDVSLWQFYMTKLLTFTTDSWLTFGLAAALCLKYIFLDTDPEAEAPKIDSSSQTVLTDSCDGRNEAGDAAMMPEAETESELVPVGHNASFIIGDYSDEDSDSVEMENKDTQTDDYDLEVAQNMVEAAKRPPRSLEECVRILKEADDLSELSDQEVLMLVKSKHIPSYKLEATLQHHERGVAVRRKLVSEDLENADAMRNLPYRNYDYKYVEGACCENVIGYMPVPVGVAGPLLLDGHKYTVPMATTEGCLIASTNRGCRALAVSGGVKSSVIGDGMSRAPVVRLPSAKMASEVKIWIDDHDNFALIKESFDSTSRFARLKRCQVGQAGRLLYIRFVAKTGDAMGMNMLSKGAEKALLKLQETFPDMEILSLSGNYCIDKKPSAINWIEGRGKSVVVEGVISAAIVKSVLKTSVHALVDLNISKNLIGSAMAGSIGGFNAHAANIVTAIYIATGQDPAQNVASSSCMTLMEATGHDNEDLFISCTMPSLELGTVGGGTILPPQSACLEMLGVRGAHPDNPGQNATQLAKIVCATVMAGELSLMSALAAGHLVKSHLRHNRSNLGMPSPMPSPVPSPRSSPPTSPITTIKEGRELQSPISHIRETLLSSRPPRLTVRRASSPPQIGTHLLSKDTVRVEARKKSAEKEPGTCTFNAS, encoded by the exons ATGATAACGCGAGCATTCTATGGTCATGGTCGCCTATGTGCCACGCGACCATGGGAAGTCATCGTTGGAACGATCACGGTCACCATCTGCCTCATGTCCATGAGTGTCTTCACTGGACTCAACAAAGTCTGCGGATGGAACTATGTCTGTGCAATGTCAGATTTG GATGTAAAAAGTTCCGATGTCATCATATTGGCATTAACAAAATGTTTAGCTGTTGTTTATATATATCTACAGTTCACTAAATTAAGAAAATTAGGATCAAAATATCTTTTAG GCATCGCTGGTCTCTTCAccatattttcaagttttgtgTTCAGCACAGTGGTGGTCAATCTAATTGGCAATGATCTCACAGGCCTCAA TGAGGCACTACCATTCTTCTTGCTTCTTATTGACCTCTCCAGAGCAAGTGCTCTTGCCAGATTTGCTCTCAGCTCAACATCTCAG TATGAAGTCCAAGAAAATATTGGTAAGGGTATGGCCATGTTGGGACCCACAATCACACTGGATGCGATTGTAGAGACGCTAGTCATTGGAGTTGGAACTCTCTCAG GTGTACCAAAGATGGAGTCCATGTGTTGCTTTGGCTGTCTTTCTGTCATTGCCAACTACCTAGCCTTCATGACATTCTTCCCAGCAGCTCTCGCTCTGGTGCTTGAAGTCACACGTGAGAAGAACGAGGGTCAACCTGTCTGGCAACTCAACATGTCACAGTCAATCACGAAAGTGTTACAAGAGGATGATGAGCTTAAACCCAATCCTGTCACACAAAGAGTGAAAATAATTATG TCTGCCGGTCTAGTCCTAGTTCATGCCCACAGTCGTCTCTTGGCCTCAACTCTTGAGGAAGTCcgtgaaaaagaagaagcatTTGATATCAGTCGCACGACACTGCCTCGACAGATCACACCCGACGTGTCACTCTGGCAATTCTATATGACCAA ACTCCTAACTTTCACCACTGATAGTTGGCTGACCTTCGGCCTTGCCGCTGCCCTCTGTCTGAAGTATATCTTCCTTGACACCGACCCTGAAGCCGAAGCGCCAAAGATCGACTCCAGCAGCCAGACGGTCCTCACCGACAGTTGTGATGGTCGCAATGAAGCAGGTGATGCTGCAATGATGCCAGAGGCTGAGACTGAATCAG AATTGGTTCCTGTGGGGCATAATGCATCATTCATCATCGGTGACTATAGTGATGAGGACTCTGACAGCGTCGAGATGGAGAACAAGGATACACAAACTGACGATTACGACCTGGAGGTAGCGCAGAATATGGTGGAGGCGGCCAAGAGGCCTCCGAGGAGTCTTGAGGAGTGTGTGAGAATTCTCAAGGAAGCT GACGATTTGTCCGAGCTTTCTGACCAAGAAGTCCTGATGCTGGTGAAGAGTAAACACATTCCGTCGTACAAGTTAGAAGCGACCCTCCAGCATCACGAGCGTGGTGTGGCAGTCAGGAGAAAACTAGTCAGTGAGGACCTCGAGAACGCAGACGCCATGAGGAATCTACCGTACAGGAACTACGATTACAAATAT GTTGAAGGAGCCTGCTGTGAAAATGTCATTGGGTACATGCCAGTCCCAGTTGGAGTTGCTGGTCCCCTCCTTTTAGATGGACACAAGTATACTGTTCCCATGGCAACGACTGAGGGATGCCTCATTGCCAGCACAAACAGAGGCTGCAGAGCTCTTGCT gtTAGTGGTGGAGTAAAGAGTTCTGTCATTGGAGATGGGATGTCCAGAGCTCCAGTTGTCAGACTGCCAAGTGCTAAGATGGCCAG TGAGGTCAAGATATGGATTGACGACCATGACAACTTTGCTTTGATAAAAGAGAGCTTTGATTCCACAAGTCGCTTTGCCCGTCTGAAGCGATGTCAAGTTGGCCAAGCCGGACGATTATTATATATTCGATTCGTTGCCAAGACTGGAGATGCTATGGGCATGAACATGTTATCAAAAGGTGCTGAGAAGGCTCTTCTGAAACTACAAGAAACCTTTCCTGACATGGAGATTCTGAGTTTGAGTGGGAACTACTGTATTGATAAGAAGCCATCTGCTATCAACTG GATTGAAGGCCGAGGCAAGTCAGTCGTTGTTGAAGGGGTCATATCTGCTGCTATTGTCAAATCTGTCTTAAAGACATCCGTCCATGCACTTGTTGACCTAAACATCAGCAAGAATCTGATTGGTTCAGCCATGGCGGGCAGCATTGGTGGGTTCAATGCTCATGCCGCTAATATCGTCACTGCCATCTACATAGCAACAGGACAG GACCCTGCTCAGAACGTAGCTAGCTCATCCTGTATGACATTAATGGAGGCCACAGGTCATGACAATGAAGATTTGTTCATCAGTTGCACCATGCCATCATTGGAGCTTGGAACAGTTGGTGGTGGTACCATTTTACCCCCTCAGTCAGCTTGCCTTGAG atgcttgGTGTGCGTGGGGCTCACCCGGACAATCCAGGGCAAAATGCCACTCAGCTGGCTAAAATTGTATGTGCCACAGTCATGGCTGGGGAACTGTCTCTCATGTCTGCCTTGGCTGCTGGTCATCTGGTAAAGAGTCATCTTCGTCACAACAG GTCAAACTTGGGTATGCCTTCACCGATGCCATCACCCGTTCCATCGCCACGTTCCTCGCCCCCGACATCACCAATCACGACTATCAAAGAAGGCCGAGAATTGCAGTCGCCAATCAGCCACATCAGGGAAACACTGCTCAGTTCGCGGCCCCCGCGCCTCACAGTGAGACGAGCATCGTCACCTCCACAGATAGGAACGCATCTGCTAAGCAAAGACACTGTTCGGGTGGAAGCAAGGAAAAAATCTGCAGAAAAAGAGCCAGGAACCTGCACTTTTAATGCTTCATAG
- the LOC135483156 gene encoding ceramide transfer protein-like, which yields MSEERDALSLTDDEENEEEDEDEDALPELAGTLSKWTNYIHGWQDRYIVLKTGTLSYYKSETETAFGCRGAISLTKAALTAHQFDECRFDVSVNDCLWYLRASNEEERQRWLDALDLHKAAESGYGSENSLRRQSSMLSLTSTASLSTASTSSLKRGRGLREKLLEMETFRDILCRQVDTLQSYFDACAEAMSRPSVHDMDHDDIDDVDDFDVPQVNSSSNSSQSSSTNLTSSDSKDRLDNKQDNHKVDNHNHSVHKDINTIFQSHGAHAIDFKGEAFTFKATTAGILATLGHCIELMNQREDAWRKKLEREIEKKKRYEEAYKQIVTTKSKPIVVGGPDFEEGPHCAINEDEFFDAVDAALDKLEKEEFLEEQRKILHQQSTISKPPLTSLSPKHKLYNEVNDIVEEHLKFADLDLQSLEGEDSVWFMIAEDGDMKVYKREQEEDGMVVDPLKACHTVKGVTGRELCTYFWDFDTRMEWETTIESTKVIDWASEDTLISYQLHKRVWPTAQRESLFWSHIRHCTSDKDEGPDLWIVVNYSTAHEDAPVNSKAVRITLNIAMLCQTIINPPKDGKEITRDDITCKMEYTANVNPGGWAPVSVLRAVYKREYPRFLKKFTQYVKDKTKNKPILF from the exons ATGTCGGAAGAAAGAGATGCCCTCAGTTTGACCGATGATGAGGAAAATGAGGAGGAGGATGAGGACGAGGATGCCCTCCCTGAACTTGCTGGCACACTGAGCAAGTGGACAAACTACATCCACGGCTGGCAGGACAGATATATTGTGCTTAAAACAGGCACTCTTAGTTATTACAAATCAGAGACTGAAACAGCTTTTGGTTGTAGGGGTGCAATAAGCCTGACAAAGGCTGCTTTAACG GCACACCAGTTTGATGAGTGCCGGTTCGACGTGAGTGTGAATGACTGTTTGTGGTATTTACGTGCTTCAAATGAAGAGGAGAGGCAACGATGGCTCGACGCTCTCGACCTTCACAAG GCAGCAGAGTCTGGGTATGGGAGCGAGAACAGCCTTCGAAGACAAAGCTCAATGCTGTCGCTTACATCAACTGCCAGCCTTTCAACGGCTTCAACATCATCACTCAAG AGGGGGCGAGGGTTGAGGGAGAAACTACTAGAGATGGAGACGTTCCGTGACATTTTATGCCGCCAGGTGGACACTTTACAGAGCTACTTTGACGCGTGCGCAGAGGCAATGTCAAGGCCGTCAGTCCACGACA TGGACCATGATGATATTGACGATGTGGATGACTTTGATGTGCCACAAGTCAACTCCTCGTCCAACTCCAGTCAGTCCAGTAGTACAAATCTGACCAGCAGCGATAGCAAGGATAGACTCGACAACAAGCAAGATAACCACAAAGTAGACAACCACAACCATTCTGTGCATAAGGATATTA ACACAATATTCCAGTCACACGGTGCCCATGCCATTGATTTCAAAGGCGAAGCATTTACGTTCAAAGCCACAACTGCTGGTATCCTGGCAACATTAGGACACTGTATAGAACTCATGAACCAAAGGGAGGATGCCTGGAGAAAGAAACTAGAAAGG GAAATTGAGAAGAAGAAGCGATATGAAGAGGCATACAAACAAATTGTTACAACCAAATCTAAACCAATCGTTGTGGGTGGACCAGACTTTGAG GAAGGCCCACACTGCGCCATAAATGAAGATGAATTCTTTGATGCCGTAGATGCAGCCTTAGACAAATTAGAAAAGGAAGAATTTTTAGAAGAACAAAGG AAAATCCTCCATCAGCAATCAACTATAAGTAAACCTCCCCTGACGTCGTTGTCACCAAAGCATAAACTCTATAACGAG GTGAACGATATTGTTGAGGAACATTTAAAGTTTGCCGACCTCGATCTTCAGAGTTTGGAGGGGGAGGACAGTGTCTGGTTTATGATTGCCGAGGATGGCGATATGAAGGTTTACAAACGTGAGCAAGAGGAGGACGGGATGGTGGTCGACCCACTCAAAGCATGCCACACAGTCAAG GGTGTGACTGGTCGGGAATTATGTACTTATTTTTGGGACTTTGATACTAGGATGGAATGGGAAA CTACAATAGAAAGCACCAAAGTCATAGACTGGGCATCAGAGGACACTTTGATTTCGTACCAGTTACATAAACGTGTCTGGCCGACCGCCCAGCGAGAGTCGTTGTTCTGGTCGCATATACGGCACTGTACTAGTGATAAAGATGAAGGGCCGGATTTGTGGATCGTagtgaactattcaactgcacATGAAGATGCACCG GTGAACTCTAAAGCTGTTCGTATCACACTGAATATCGCCATGCTCTGTCAGACAATCATTAACCCGCCAAAGGACGGCAAGGAGATCACCAGAGATGACATCACGTGTAAGATGGAATATACAGCTAACG tGAACCCAGGAGGTTGGGCGCCAGTGTCCGTGTTAAGAGCCGTCTACAAGAGAGAATACCCACGATTCTTGAAGAAGTTCACTCAGTACGTCAAGGATAAAACCAAGAACAAACCAATTCTTTTCTAA